One Pygocentrus nattereri isolate fPygNat1 chromosome 12, fPygNat1.pri, whole genome shotgun sequence DNA window includes the following coding sequences:
- the LOC108414375 gene encoding gastrula zinc finger protein XlCGF57.1-like isoform X1 translates to MSCVKEECEDISVMEATALKTEDQQMDKGQCEEVFREDIKEEHKPEVKQEVHILPESHQNTDPGHSVSDSSHQKDHLRIHTGEEPFTCSHCGESFTLKKSLKRHMDMHKGKRPHRCSQCEWSFKRFTDLRQHEKTHTGEKPFACSQCEWTFRRVTELRRHEKTHTGEKAFPCSRCGTRFSLPRFLKNHMLIHDGETQFTCSECGKCFLAPSHLEKHAKIHMGEKPFTCSECGKHFTESCCLKIHMMIHTGEKPYTCSECGNGFSAPSHLKKHAKINNAEKALSCFKCGKRFTKSCSLKTHMMIHTGEKLFSCSECGRSFSIPSHLRKHAKTHTGEKPFMCSECGKRFTKLCSLKIHTMIHTGEKPFACSMCGKGFTIRSQLKTHMIIHTGETPFTCSVCGKGFSTPASLKSHLKIHTGEKPYACTVCGKSFSALNILVNHMRIHTGERPFICSHCGKGFKQVSTLNKHEKRFHKTG, encoded by the coding sequence AAGAAGTGTTTCGAGAAGACATCAAGGAGGAACATAAACCAGAAGTGAAACAGGAGGTACATATCTTACCGGAATCTCACCAAAATACTGATCCTGGACACAGCGTCAGTGATTCCTCCCACCAGAAAGATCACCTGAGAATTCATACTGGGGAAGAACCATTTACCTGTTCACATTGTGGGGAGAGTTTTACCTTGAAGAAATCTCTGAAACGCCACATGGACATGCACAAAGGAAAGAGACCTCATCGATGCTCTCAGTGTGAGTGGAGCTTCAAACGGTTCACAGATTTAAGACAACACGAAAAGACTCATACTGGAGAGAAGCCGTTCGCCTGCTCTCAATGTGAGTGGACTTTCAGACGTGTAACGGAGTTGAGACGGCATGAGAAAACTCACACCGGAGAAAAGGCTTTCCCTTGCTCTCGGTGTGGAACGCGCTTCTCCTTACCAAGATTCCTTAAAAATCACATGTTGATTCATGACGGAGAAACGCAGTTCACCTGCTCGGAGTGCGGAAAATGTTTCTTGGCTCCAAGCCATCttgaaaaacatgcaaaaattcATATGGGAGAAAAGCCATTTACTTGCTCTGAGTGTGGAAAACACTTTACAGAATCCTGTTGCCTTAAAATTCACATGATGATTCATACTGGAGAGAAACCATATACCTGCTCTGAGTGCGGAAACGGCTTCTCAGCACCAAGCCATCTCAAAAAACACGCAAAAATTAATAATGCAGAGAAGGCGCTTTCATGCTTTAAGTGCGGAAAACGTTTTACAAAATCATGCAGCCTCAAAACCCACATGATGATTCATACTGGAGAAAAGCTGTTTtcctgctcagagtgtggaaggAGCTTTTCAATACCAAGCCATCTTAGGAAACATGCAAAAACCCATACTGGAGAAAAGCCGTTTATGTGCTCTGAGTGCGGAAAACGCTTTACAAAATTGTGCAGCCTTAAAATTCATACCATGATTCATACGGGAGAGAAGCCATTCGCCTGCTCTATGTGTGGAAAAGGCTTTacaataagaagccaacttaaAACCCACATGATTATTCATACTGGAGAAACACCATTTACTTGCTCTGTGTGCGGAAAAGGCTTTTCAACTCCAGCCAGCCTTAAAAGCCACTTAaagattcacactggagagaaacctTATGCCTGTACTgtgtgtgggaagagtttttcAGCATTGAATATCCTTGTAAACCACATGAGGATTCACACTGGAGAAAGGCCTTTTATTTGCTCTCACTGTGGAAAAGGCTTTAAGCAAGTTAGCACTCTAAATAAACATGAGAAGAGATTTCACAAAACTGGGTAG
- the LOC108414375 gene encoding gastrula zinc finger protein XlCGF57.1-like isoform X3 has protein sequence MSCVKEECEDISVMEATALKTEDQQMDKEVFREDIKEEHKPEVKQEVHILPESHQNTDPGHSVSDSSHQKDHLRIHTGEEPFTCSHCGESFTLKKSLKRHMDMHKGKRPHRCSQCEWSFKRFTDLRQHEKTHTGEKPFACSQCEWTFRRVTELRRHEKTHTGEKAFPCSRCGTRFSLPRFLKNHMLIHDGETQFTCSECGKCFLAPSHLEKHAKIHMGEKPFTCSECGKHFTESCCLKIHMMIHTGEKPYTCSECGNGFSAPSHLKKHAKINNAEKALSCFKCGKRFTKSCSLKTHMMIHTGEKLFSCSECGRSFSIPSHLRKHAKTHTGEKPFMCSECGKRFTKLCSLKIHTMIHTGEKPFACSMCGKGFTIRSQLKTHMIIHTGETPFTCSVCGKGFSTPASLKSHLKIHTGEKPYACTVCGKSFSALNILVNHMRIHTGERPFICSHCGKGFKQVSTLNKHEKRFHKTG, from the coding sequence AAGTGTTTCGAGAAGACATCAAGGAGGAACATAAACCAGAAGTGAAACAGGAGGTACATATCTTACCGGAATCTCACCAAAATACTGATCCTGGACACAGCGTCAGTGATTCCTCCCACCAGAAAGATCACCTGAGAATTCATACTGGGGAAGAACCATTTACCTGTTCACATTGTGGGGAGAGTTTTACCTTGAAGAAATCTCTGAAACGCCACATGGACATGCACAAAGGAAAGAGACCTCATCGATGCTCTCAGTGTGAGTGGAGCTTCAAACGGTTCACAGATTTAAGACAACACGAAAAGACTCATACTGGAGAGAAGCCGTTCGCCTGCTCTCAATGTGAGTGGACTTTCAGACGTGTAACGGAGTTGAGACGGCATGAGAAAACTCACACCGGAGAAAAGGCTTTCCCTTGCTCTCGGTGTGGAACGCGCTTCTCCTTACCAAGATTCCTTAAAAATCACATGTTGATTCATGACGGAGAAACGCAGTTCACCTGCTCGGAGTGCGGAAAATGTTTCTTGGCTCCAAGCCATCttgaaaaacatgcaaaaattcATATGGGAGAAAAGCCATTTACTTGCTCTGAGTGTGGAAAACACTTTACAGAATCCTGTTGCCTTAAAATTCACATGATGATTCATACTGGAGAGAAACCATATACCTGCTCTGAGTGCGGAAACGGCTTCTCAGCACCAAGCCATCTCAAAAAACACGCAAAAATTAATAATGCAGAGAAGGCGCTTTCATGCTTTAAGTGCGGAAAACGTTTTACAAAATCATGCAGCCTCAAAACCCACATGATGATTCATACTGGAGAAAAGCTGTTTtcctgctcagagtgtggaaggAGCTTTTCAATACCAAGCCATCTTAGGAAACATGCAAAAACCCATACTGGAGAAAAGCCGTTTATGTGCTCTGAGTGCGGAAAACGCTTTACAAAATTGTGCAGCCTTAAAATTCATACCATGATTCATACGGGAGAGAAGCCATTCGCCTGCTCTATGTGTGGAAAAGGCTTTacaataagaagccaacttaaAACCCACATGATTATTCATACTGGAGAAACACCATTTACTTGCTCTGTGTGCGGAAAAGGCTTTTCAACTCCAGCCAGCCTTAAAAGCCACTTAaagattcacactggagagaaacctTATGCCTGTACTgtgtgtgggaagagtttttcAGCATTGAATATCCTTGTAAACCACATGAGGATTCACACTGGAGAAAGGCCTTTTATTTGCTCTCACTGTGGAAAAGGCTTTAAGCAAGTTAGCACTCTAAATAAACATGAGAAGAGATTTCACAAAACTGGGTAG
- the LOC108414375 gene encoding gastrula zinc finger protein XlCGF57.1-like isoform X2, with translation MSCVKEECEDISVMEATALKTEDQQMDKEEVFREDIKEEHKPEVKQEVHILPESHQNTDPGHSVSDSSHQKDHLRIHTGEEPFTCSHCGESFTLKKSLKRHMDMHKGKRPHRCSQCEWSFKRFTDLRQHEKTHTGEKPFACSQCEWTFRRVTELRRHEKTHTGEKAFPCSRCGTRFSLPRFLKNHMLIHDGETQFTCSECGKCFLAPSHLEKHAKIHMGEKPFTCSECGKHFTESCCLKIHMMIHTGEKPYTCSECGNGFSAPSHLKKHAKINNAEKALSCFKCGKRFTKSCSLKTHMMIHTGEKLFSCSECGRSFSIPSHLRKHAKTHTGEKPFMCSECGKRFTKLCSLKIHTMIHTGEKPFACSMCGKGFTIRSQLKTHMIIHTGETPFTCSVCGKGFSTPASLKSHLKIHTGEKPYACTVCGKSFSALNILVNHMRIHTGERPFICSHCGKGFKQVSTLNKHEKRFHKTG, from the coding sequence AAGAAGTGTTTCGAGAAGACATCAAGGAGGAACATAAACCAGAAGTGAAACAGGAGGTACATATCTTACCGGAATCTCACCAAAATACTGATCCTGGACACAGCGTCAGTGATTCCTCCCACCAGAAAGATCACCTGAGAATTCATACTGGGGAAGAACCATTTACCTGTTCACATTGTGGGGAGAGTTTTACCTTGAAGAAATCTCTGAAACGCCACATGGACATGCACAAAGGAAAGAGACCTCATCGATGCTCTCAGTGTGAGTGGAGCTTCAAACGGTTCACAGATTTAAGACAACACGAAAAGACTCATACTGGAGAGAAGCCGTTCGCCTGCTCTCAATGTGAGTGGACTTTCAGACGTGTAACGGAGTTGAGACGGCATGAGAAAACTCACACCGGAGAAAAGGCTTTCCCTTGCTCTCGGTGTGGAACGCGCTTCTCCTTACCAAGATTCCTTAAAAATCACATGTTGATTCATGACGGAGAAACGCAGTTCACCTGCTCGGAGTGCGGAAAATGTTTCTTGGCTCCAAGCCATCttgaaaaacatgcaaaaattcATATGGGAGAAAAGCCATTTACTTGCTCTGAGTGTGGAAAACACTTTACAGAATCCTGTTGCCTTAAAATTCACATGATGATTCATACTGGAGAGAAACCATATACCTGCTCTGAGTGCGGAAACGGCTTCTCAGCACCAAGCCATCTCAAAAAACACGCAAAAATTAATAATGCAGAGAAGGCGCTTTCATGCTTTAAGTGCGGAAAACGTTTTACAAAATCATGCAGCCTCAAAACCCACATGATGATTCATACTGGAGAAAAGCTGTTTtcctgctcagagtgtggaaggAGCTTTTCAATACCAAGCCATCTTAGGAAACATGCAAAAACCCATACTGGAGAAAAGCCGTTTATGTGCTCTGAGTGCGGAAAACGCTTTACAAAATTGTGCAGCCTTAAAATTCATACCATGATTCATACGGGAGAGAAGCCATTCGCCTGCTCTATGTGTGGAAAAGGCTTTacaataagaagccaacttaaAACCCACATGATTATTCATACTGGAGAAACACCATTTACTTGCTCTGTGTGCGGAAAAGGCTTTTCAACTCCAGCCAGCCTTAAAAGCCACTTAaagattcacactggagagaaacctTATGCCTGTACTgtgtgtgggaagagtttttcAGCATTGAATATCCTTGTAAACCACATGAGGATTCACACTGGAGAAAGGCCTTTTATTTGCTCTCACTGTGGAAAAGGCTTTAAGCAAGTTAGCACTCTAAATAAACATGAGAAGAGATTTCACAAAACTGGGTAG